In Shewanella sp. MR-4, the genomic stretch ATCCGTGCAAATGATGGCAACGGTAGCGTTGCCAATCTTCCTGGGGTGCTGTGGCGCCGCGTCACCGAATACGGTGGTGGCAACTGGAGCCAGAATGCCGATGGAAGTTTTGAGCAAAACGTTTTTGCATATTACACATCAATAGGTTGTAACCATTGCAGCGAACCCGTTTGCGTTAAAGCCTGCCCGACGGGTGCCATGCATAAACGCAAAGACAACGGCCTAGTGTTAGTGGAGTCATCCATCTGTATTGGCTGTGGCAGCTGCGCAAGAGCCTGTCCCTATGACGCGCCACAATTAGATACTCAGCGTAAAGTCATGACCAAGTGTGATGGTTGTTATGATCGACTCGCCGACGGCAAAAAACCGATTTGCGTCAATGCCTGTCCATTGCGGGCACTCGATTTTGACACTATGGAAAACCTAAAAGCCAAATATGGTGAAGGTGACGGGCACATTGCGCCGCTGCCCTCGTCATCTATCACCTCTCCCAATCTGATTGTCAAAAAGAACCCAAATGCACAATCGGGTGGGCAAGTGCTGAATTGGTCTGAAATTTAAGTCATAGGATTGATGGGGGGCTTGTGCCCCTCACTCTTTCTACCTGATAAGAGAAGAATTATGTCAAAGATAAAAGCGGATGATTACCTGACATGGGGAGCTATCGCTAAGGTTCTGCATAATATTTTATATACCTACCCAGAAGCTCCCTTAATCGACAATTTTAAGCAAGAAGAACTCCACATCAGTTGGCCTCAACTTGTTGATTCCGAGTATGAAAAACAGGGGCGTACTTATTTAAAGCGTTATTTAACAAACTGGGAAAGCACAGAGGCGCAGCTGATCGAGTTAAAAGTGGATTACGGGCAATTGTTTTTTGGTCCAAGCGACCCTAAAGCGGCACCTTGGGGGTCAGTGTATACCGGGGAAGAACAGTCATTAAATGGTGATTCGACGCAAAAACTGATGGCCTTCTATAAGGCACATAATATCGAATTCACATTAGAGAGAAACGAGCCGATAGATCATATTGGCTTGATTCTGCTGACATTAGAATATTTATTTACCCAATTAGCGGCCACGCCCGAAGACAAAAATATCCTCGGAACCTGCACGCTACTATTACAACAGCATCTACTGCCCTGGGCGGATCGCTGCCTCGAATTAGCGGAGCAACATGCCGACAGCGAATTTTATAGAGGTATTGCTATCTTGAGCAGAGTCTATCTCGAGCATGTATCTCAACAACTCGGGATCATAACGCAGCAAACCAAACTCTTTCGTTAACAACGGATAGAAAGGTGATGAGCCAACAACATGAGCGTTATCCACTCTATTGCCCATCAATGGGATAAGGCAGAATTTGCCCATCAACTGCAACAGTATATTGCGTCGAATCGAGATGCGATGCGACTCTTTATCGGCGCGACAGGCTGCCAAACAGTATGCCACTTGATTGCGGCGATGGGAGAATTGCCCCCAAAATCAGAGAAAGGCAACTTCAATATCACCTTACCTTTGCTGCTCGACGTGTTATTGCAACGTTTTTTGCTGCTCTATGTGAAAGAGGTACAACACCAGAGCCTTACTCAGGGCGAGCAGCTTATCGTCTCACTGACAGAGCTTATCGCCCAACAGGCAACACAACAGAGCGAACAGGATGCAGAGGTTCTGAGCAAGAGTCATATCATACTCTCAGCAATGGAAAAGCTGGCAAAACAAAGAACACAATTACGCCGCCAACGCTCGACCATGGGACGCAGCTAACCACTTTGCTTGCAATCTAGCCCAAATAAAAAGCCCGTTTACCTAAAAGATAAACGGGCTTTTTACTGAATTTAATGAGTTGGCCGATAAGACGGGTAAGTTACCCTAATTGCTATAACCACCCATCAACACAAACCATAACACAATGATTTTATTCAAAACTAATTTATGTAATGGAAGTTAGCCTAACTCATTTTGTACCATTTGTGTACCACGACTAGTTTTTTATTAGACCCATAATAAATCACCAAATGTGATTCTTACTCAGCAAAGAACATGTTGAACGATTCACAAACCAAGCAATTCTTCTACCAGTAACTATTAAATTGATTGTTAGTTCTTAAATTGTTTAACAACTAGCTCAAGAAAGCATGAAATCCGAAGCGCTGTTTGACCTAATAACAGGAAAGGATTACTGTTCCAAGTGCATCTAGCAATCCCCAATACTCTAATTGCAAAGGAAAAATATGGACATTTCAAATCACGCCAGCAAATATAAGGAATGGGAGCAGATATATAACTGGGACACCTGTAAAACCAATAGAAGAGAGTTTGGGGAATTTATTGCTCATTTCCTGTCGACTGATAGCAGAGTGATTAATCTGGATGGAATTTATGGCTCAGGTAAAACAGAGTTTATTAAGCGTCTATATATAGAGCTAGCGAAAAGAAAGCATCCTGTTGTCTACATTGACGTATGGGAGAGTGATTTTTCTACTAATCCTCTAGCAGTTATTTGTAGTGAGCTACTTCAACAAATTGAGTTTGTACTCAAAGAAAAGGCTCCAAATGGAAGAGCGGAAGATAAGCGAACTGCCAAACATACATTGAATAGCTTAAAATCCAAACTAGGGATTTGCCTCCAATATGCTTCTGTGGTGTCCCAGTATTTCGGAGATAGCTCTATCGCTAGTGAGTTAGCTTCGACAGGCGCAATCATATCCACCACCCCCAGTTTATCCACCATAACAAGGGCGGAGGAGTATGTAGAAATAGTGCAAAAAAATCACGTTGAAGCGGTTCGCGCCATGAAAGAGATAAAGGAATATATCACCTTTCTATCTGAACTGATTGAAACCATTTACAACCTAAAAACGCCCATTATCATCATGATTGATGAGCTAGACAGATGTAGGCCAACTTATGCTATAGAGGTACTCGAAGTAATCAAGCACTTCTTTGAAACCAAAGGCTGTACATTCCTTGTCGCTACAAACACTGAAGTGTTAGAGCAATCAATCAAGGCTGTATACGGTTCAGAATTTCAGGCAGCACATTATTTGCGCAGGTTTTTCGAAAGAAAAGTCAGACTGCCACAAGTATCCACTTTGGATTATTTAAGAGCAAAACAACTAGATTTTGATAAATACACCAGCAATGGCATTCTTCTTCATCCATATTCATCCACTCAAGGCATCTCCGAACTATTTGCCGCCCTTTTTAGAGCAAATGAAATTGAATTAAGAAGCGTTGACCAGATTTTAAATAGATTTTTTACCAGCTTAGATTACGCTCTAGTAAGCAAAACCACCTCTAAAATTGCTATAAACATTACAGTTCTGATGGTTGGTCTGCTGGAACAGCATTTAGATAGACCAGAACTTAGTCAACGCAGTAACAGTAATCTAGTCTCGACAACGCTTGCATACGGCAACGCTAAGTTAAATAGCAACATCAAAGCTATGTTCCATAGTGTTATGACCACAAAATCTCAAGAGCAATATAACGGGCGAGGCAAACGAATTTTCCCACACGAAATAGAAATGCTGGCTATCGAGACTTACGACTTTAGCAGGGAAACCATATTCGCGAACCCTAACGATAACGGGGAAGCTATCACAGAAATAATAAACAGTTATTACGATAGTAGCTGCAATTTCTGGCTATGGGAGAATCATCAAAAAGTAATCGAGTTATCAGGGCACATCCAATAGGCTCATTTATATGATTCAAGCAATTAATTTTGCTGACGTTATTCCTTTCATCAATGAATGCGAATTAAATGTATTAATCAGATACATGAGCCTTTGAGCTTACCGAGTCATCTCCAAATAATCCCATAGCAACTTTAAAATCCCTAGAGATATGTCAAAAACTATCTCATAAAAACCAACACTGTTAAAAATGCAAATTTAAATGTTATTGACACCCACAAACAACACTGCCAATATCTATGCAAAGAAAATCTCTCCCCTTTTTCATTTGCTGAAGGTATATCTAAGTTATCCATCAACCCCCGCGCATGATAGGTTAGTGAGTTGTGGTGATTGAAAACTACTGGAAATAACTCTCCTTCAACCCCCTTAACAAACTCTATAAACCCAAGTTCAATCAATCTATTATGAATGGGAATGGGTCTTATGGCTGCAACTGTTTTACCTGAATTAATCCAGAGGTAATAACGACCAGTGTCATCGTCAAGTCTCAGGCTCTCATGTGTTAACCCAACAATATCTCCTCGTCGAGCGCCTGTGTAAATGGCTAAGAGAATAGTCCATTTATGCCAACCCTCTAACTTAACGGCTGCCTGTTTGAGCTTTATAATCTGGGAATCGGAGAAACAGGCGTATCCTGTAGATTTGGATGGCCAGTCAACCTTTGTTGTTGGGGATATTTGGTAAATCTCTTTTTCATTTGTAAGGAAGCGACTAAAAAAACTTTGGCAGACTTTAAGGAGCCCATTAACAGTCTTGCTACTGACTTTATCTTCGTCTGGAATATCCTCTTCATCTATATCCATAATCTGAGCAATTTCCATTTTTTTATAAGGTAGAATGTTACCCTTGGGGAAATCTTTATAGCGACTTAACAAAGATTTTATCATTGGTCGATTTATGGTTTTGACATCAATATCTCCCCAGTAGGCCAGCATTATCTCGTATAACCTTTGATTATTTAATTTAATATCATGATTCCAATCTGACTTAAATTTTTTAAAGTCCTCCCAAGCCTCACTTAACAAATATGGAGGTATTGTCGCAATCGCTGTGTCAGGAAGCGTTACCGCTTTAGCGGTCGATGAATAATTCGAATCTAACAGCCTACCCAAGAATGACTTAGCACTACTAAGCTCTTCTTCGAACCGTCCTCCATTGATAATCCGCTGATGCATTGCACCAGCTAAACGCATTAATAATTTCTGATAATCTCTTTTATCTTTTATTTCTGATGGATAAGGTGTCTTAATGCCAAAATCACTAGGGTCAAAACTATTCCCACCATCAGCTAGTGAGTCACCAATTTCAGACCGAACAACCTCCCAAGCCGTAGCATATTCCCCTTGCTCGTCTCGCTGATGTCGCTTCAAAGAGTCTGCGAAGTCGTAGTTTGTCAGTTCAGCAAATAAATCTATTAAAATCTGTTTATTGGGCACACTCGACATCAGCTTTATTCTCCTTAAAAGTGCTAATTTAGGTGCAATAAGTCCAATAGCAATCTCATCTGAAGTGGTAAAAAGAGAATGCTTTATCTCTGTCTTTCCAACGATAGCAGCAAGGTGTTTGGGAAGTCTGTAGCGGAAATAAAAAACGCCATTTCTGCATTGTAAATGTCTCATTTGTGTACCACTTTTGTACCAGCGGTTTCAAATAAAATCAAAAACAACACAAAAACAGCGTCTTAGTGTGATTTGGTGAGTTGGCCGATAAGCCGGGTCCTGTCTTGGACAGTCATTCATCTAGGCCTGCAATCGCTCGCAGGCTCAAGCGACCTACCCGGTTCCAACGCGAGCCACGCCATACGGAACCCTATTTGGTCTTGCTTCGGGTGGAGTTTACCTTGCTACGGACTATTGCTAGCCGCACGGTGCGCTCTTACCGCACCCTTTCACCCTTACCACCTTAGCCGAGGCTATGATGGCGGTCTCCTCTCTGTTGCACTTGTCGTCGGTTCGCACCGCCCAGGCGTTACCTGGCACCCCGCTCTTTGAAGCCCGGACTTTCCTCCCCGCTCTTGCGAGCGCAGCGACTGTCTGGCCAACTCGGCGCGGATTATAGCCTAAGCAACCTGCGCACACCACTGTTAATCCCGCCTATCTGCACCTATCTCTAAGATCGGCTTATAAATCCGACTCTAAGCCGAACTTATACAGAGCATTCTTTTTAAGACCGTGAATTTGCGCGGCAATGGCGGCGGCCTTTTTGAGGGGCAATTCTTCACAGAGTAATTTCAAAGTGTTGATGGCAACTGTGGGAATAGCTTCATCATCGTCCGCAGCGCGGTGTCCATGCACCATCAGCACTATCTCACCTTTTTGCTGGTTAGGATCTGAGCTGACCGTGGCCAACACCTCGGCCACAGGGCCAGAGAGGAAGGTTTCGAAGGTTTTAGTCACTTCACGCGCCATGACCACTTGGCGTTCGTCACCTAAGACTTGGGCCATAGTCGTCAGGCTATGCTCGATGCGGTGCGGTGATTCATAAAAAATCAGCGTACGCGGATCTTCCTTGAGCTCGAGTAACTTATCGGCGCGCGCCTTCTCTTTAGAAGGTAAGAAACCTTCGAAGGCGAAACGATCCGACGGTAAACCCGACGCGCTTAATGCGGTAATCGCGGCGCAAGGGCCTGGCAATGGAACCACTCTAAAACCCGACTGGCGCACATGGGAGACTAAGTGATAGCCAGGGTCCGAAATCAGCGGCGTGCCCGCATCGGAAATCAGCGCTATCGATTGCCCTGCGGCCAGTTGATCTACAATCCATTGGGCGCGGGCACGCTCGTTATGGTCATGCAATGCGATAGTTTTGGTAGAAATACCAAAATGACTCAATAACTTGCCGCTGTGGCGCGTATCTTCACAGGCAATCAATGCGACCTGAGTGAGCACTTCGATAGCACGTGGGCTCATGTCCCCCAAGTTACCAATGGGAGTGGGAACAATATAGAGTGCGACGCTTTGGTCCATATATACCTCGGTAATGACAGCGCCAAGACTTTCGTCAAGCGCAAGAGAAGGTTAAACTAGAGGCAGCATCTTACCAGAGTGAAGCCCAGTGTTAAAAAGCCTGAATACAACTAAGTTCGTTTCCGTGGCCATTTTATCCGCAGTGTTGGCGGGTTGCGGCAGCCAAACGCCCAGCTCAACCGGTACTGCTCCCACAGTGGCCACCTCTTTAGCCTCTGCCCCATTGGCGCCCAATGTGTATTTAGCACAGGCAGCGAATAGCAAAGATCCACAGCAACGCGACACTAACCTGTTGCTGGCGGCACATGCCTATATCAATGCCAATGACTATGCAGCGGCACAGAAACTGTTGAAGTCGATGCTACCAAGCCTGACCCAGACTCCAACGCTAGTGGCCGAACATAAATACCTGACGGCACGGGTGTTAGAGCATACATCGACCTATGTCGAGGCGCTCAAGACTCTGAGCTATCCAAGCACTTGGGTTTTACCCGGCTGGCAAATGGCTGCGTATCATCAATTTAGAGCGCATTTGTTCCAACTGAATAAGCAACCTATCGAACAAGTGCGCGAGCTGAGTTTATTGACCACCTATTTACCGCCCGCCGAGGCGAGTGAAGTCAATAACCAAATCTGGCAAGTGTTGCAGCCAATGCATGAGCAAACCCTGCAAACCTTTATCCGCGATGCCAACAACCCAGTATTTGCTGGTTGGTTGCAGCTCGCCTATATCGCCAAACATTATGCGGTCGACCCCAATCAACTGGTTCGCTACTTAGGCGACTGGCAAAAGCAGAATCCTTATCATCCAGCGGCGGCGAAATTACCGACCGATTTGGATCGGGCGCTCAATGCCAAGCCTTTTATGCCGAAGAATATAGCCGTCTTGTTGCCGCTCACAGGTCAACGCGCCAGCGCGGCCAACGCGATTCGCCAAGGGATTTTAGCCAGCTATTTAGCCAAACCCAATGAGCAGGTTGCGGTTAATTTTTACGATACGGCCAATGATGCCGTCGCCGCATATCAGCAAGCGGTAAACGCAGGTGCCGAGTTTATTATTGGCCCCTTGCTGCCAAATGAAATCGATCAATTACTCTCGCTGAATAACACAAGCCCTTCAACGAGCACGTCAACAGGAACAGCACCCGCTGCGCCTATCGCTCCCACCGCAGCTATCCCGCAGCTGTTTTTAAATCAAACCGATAAGTTTGTGCCCGATATCAATAAGTTTTTCTTTGCGCTGTCACCAGCCCAAGAAGCTGCCGATGCCGCAACGCGCATGTATCAAGATGGCGTGACTATGCCATTACTGCTCGCCAGCAACGATGCCACAGGCAAACGCATGGCAGAAAGCTTTATCCAAGCCTGGAAAAAGAAAAGCGATACCCCTATCGAAGTCTATTACTACGATGGTGGCGATAAAATGAAAACCACAGTGCAGGATGCACTCGGTGTCCGTGATAGCCAAGCGCGTATCGCGCGGATCAAGGAGCTGCTCGGTAATTCGGTACAGGCCGATTTTCGTTCGCGCCAAGATATCGATGCGATCTATATGATCTCGACGCCGCAGGATTTAACCTTGCTCAAGGCCTTTATCGATGTGAACTTCAGCGTCTTTACTCAGCCAGTGCCGCTGTACACCTCAAGCCGCAGCCGCATCGACAACGAATCGAGCCAAACGGCGCAGGATTTAAATAACCTGACCATGAGCGATGCACCTTGGCTGATGCAAAACAGTGAAGAAAACCTGATGGTTAACACACTTTGGTCGGGCTGGAATAACGGCCAGAAACGCCTGTTCGTGATGGGCTATGATGCCATGGATTTGATCAGCAAACTGGCGCAAATGCGCTCATTCACGGGTTACCAGTTCAATGGACGTAGCGGCGTATTATCCGTCAATCCTGACGGCGTGATTAACCGCCAATTAAGCTGGGGACGCTATCAAAGAGGCAGTTTCCGTCAACTATGACACTCGGACAGCAGGCAGAGTCGCTCGCTCAAGGTTACCTCGAACAGCAAGGGTTAACCTTTGTCGAGCGCAATGTCCGCTATCCCTTTGGTGAAATAGACCTCATCATGCGCCATAAACACCACTGGGTATTTGTTGAAGTAAAATATCGCTCAGCAAATCAATTTGGCGGCGCAATACAAGCACTTAGCAAAGCACAAATCGGCAGGATCCGCATGGCGGCAAGCCACTATTTACAGACGCATAAACTGGATGTGCCGTGCCGATTCGACGTTGTCGCCATCGAGGACGCGCAAATCCACTGGCTAGTCGATGCCTTTTAAACGAGGCCTTCGACTCAGCTAATCGAATAATTTTTAACGCTTATGCCTCAACTCCACCGTGGAAATATGGCATCATAGCCACACTTTATCCTGAAAGGATGTATCCATGTTAGAACGCATTAAAGACAGCTTTACTGAATCTATCCAGACCAAAATCGATGCAGCCGAAGCACTGCCAGAATCCATCGCCAAAGCGGCCGAGATGATGGTGCAATGTCTTTTGGGCGGCAATAAGATTCTTGCCTGCGGTAACGGTGGCAGTGCCGGTGATGCTCAGCACTTCTCGGCCGAGCTATTAAACCGCTACGAAATTGAACGTCCACCATTGCCCGCGATTGCGCTGTCAACCGACACTTCAACCATCACTGCGATTGCAAACGACTACAGCTATGATGAGATTTTCTCAAAACAAATCTTAGCCTTAGGTCAACCTGGTGACATTCTGTTGGCGATTTCCACCAGCGGTAATTCAGGCAACGTGATTAAAGCCATGGAAGCCGCCCTGAGCCGCGATATGACTATCGTTGCCTTAACCGGTAAAGACGGTGGCGCGATGGCGGGATTACTGAGCGTCGGCGACGTGGAAATCCGTGTTCCTTCTAACGTGACGGCACGTATTCAAGAAGTGCACTTACTGGTGATCCACTGCCTCTGTGACAATATCGACCGCACGCTCTTCCCGCAGGACGAACAGCAATGAGATATGCTGCCCCACTGTTAATGGTTTGCATGCTGCTGCAAGGTTGCGCCGGTGCCGTTATGGTGGGCGCAGTCAGTGGCGCCATGATGGCCAACGATGAGCGTTCGGTGAAGACTCAGCTCGATGATACCAATACCGATTTTAAGATCACCAGTGCCCTGCTTGAGCATGAAGATCTGAAGAAACAAACGAATATCACGGGTGTTTCGGTTAACGGTAATGTGCTGATGATTGGCCAAGCGCCCAACTCTATGTTGAGGGATAAGGCGATTAAGGTCGTACAAGACCTTAAGCTTGGCGGTAAGATCCACAATCAGATCCGCATCGGTAACCCGACCTCTTTCACTACCCGTAGCAATGACACTTGGGTGACGACGAAAGTGAAGGGACGCATGCTCAACGAGAAAGAGCTGGATGTCACCCGTATTAAGGTCATCACAGAAAACGGTGAAGTCTTCCTACTCGGACTCATTCACCGCTCTCAGGCCGACATGGCGGTCGATATCGCGCGCAACACCGCGGGCGTGCGTAAAGTCGTTAAAGTCTTCGAATACATCGAATAACCGATTGAGCCTAAGCCCTTAGGGTTTAGGCTCGCCTTCTACCGCTTCTAGTCCTAACGCTTTTACTTGGATGTTATCCATAACCTTGGGTGACTTGGCCACCCACATGCCAATCCAAGGTAAAAACAGTGACGGCAACACAATCAATGCGGCGCCCAACCAACTTAGGCTATCTAACCATTCATCGAATAACAGCCAGCCCAAAAAGACGATAAATAACAGGCCAGTATATTCGGCAATCGCAATATCGCTCGCCTGCGCGCGACGATAGGCCAGCACGCAGAACCAGTGATAAATCAGTAAGAAGGCATTACTGAGTAGTGCTACGGCTAACAATCCCCAGCTCAGCCCCGCAACTCCTTGAAAGGCCGCGATGATTAAAGTCGCAGGAATACCTAGCAGGTTATACAACATTAAGGTTAATACTGGATGCTCAGTATTCGGGACTTTTTTCAGGGTCAACTGGTTGACGGCAAAGGTAAACGCCGAGAATAACACTGCCAATCCAAACCAGTTCATCTCACTCGGTCTGAGGATAATTAAGATCCCAACAAACCCGAGTAATGTGCATACCACTTGCCCTGTGGTGATCCGCTCCTTTAAAAACCAATAGCCCATCAGAATAATCATCAGCGGCGCCGAGTAAAACAGTGAGCTGACCGTCGCCAGCGGCAAAGCCATTAGGCCAATAATTAAAAAAAGCGCGCCAACCGAGCCTATGTTGGCACGCCAAAGGTGGACCGAAATATGTTCCGTCTTGGGTCGCTGTGAGTACAACCAAATGGGGATTAACATCAATACTGAAGTGATTTGTCTCACGAGTAGAAAAGTGGCCGCATTTGCATCTTCTGGCAGCCATTTGATCGATACATCGTAAAAAGCACTAAATAGATTACCCACTATCAATAAAATCAAACCGATAACTACAGGGCGCTGCATTTTTTACCATCCGCAAATCTCGATGCTGGCATGATAATCCCCACAAAAGTTAAGCTGAAATGATGCTTTCTCATGCTAGATGAATTAAATTCATACTAAATCTTTTAGGCGTTGAAAATCATGAGAAAGCTTCCTCCATTACGCGCACTACAAGTCTTTGAGACCGCCGCAAGGCAACAGCATTTTTCCAAGGCTGCCGCCGAGCTTTGCATTACCCAAAGCGCAGTTTCACACCAAGTGCGTGTATTAGAGGAATATTTTGGCGAGCAGCTTTTCGACCGTCAGGGACGAAAATTGCAACTCACGCCTAAAGGCCAGAGCTTGTTTATTGAGTTAGAAAGGATCTTTAATGAGTTAAGCGATCTTAATCTCAAGATCCGCGACACCCCAAACCAACAACTCTGTTTGGCGGTGTATAGCTCTTTTGCGGTGAAATGGTTGATCCCAAGATTAGCGGATTTTAGGCGTCAGTATCCCAGCGTTAAAATTCGTCTCGAGATGATCACTCAAGACCCCGATCTCAGCACTAGCACGGCCGATATCTTTATCGCGGGCAAACTCAATCAGCGCGGCTATTGGCAACAGTTACTACATAAGGAGCGGCTCATCCCAGTATGTAGCCCGAGTTTTTACCCCAAGTGGCGTGATATTAACTTAAGCAATTTCCAACAACAGGCACTGCTGATTGTGGATGAGGGGCCGCTGGGACTCGATTGGCATAAATGGTCATCGGCCCACCAGATCCCACTGAATAACGAGCAACAACATATTTTTAGCCATATCGTAATGGCAATTGAGGCGGCAATTGCGGGCCAAGGCCTCGCCCTCGCCCCCGATTTTATGGTGGCAGGTGATATCAGCACTGGCAGGCTGGTTGCGGTTAATCTGCCAGATGTTCATACGGGCTTTGAGTTTAGTTTTATCTGTAAGCAGCGCCGTCTCACAGAGCCTGCCATCGCCGCCTTTTCCTCTTGGCTAAAATCGCAGGCCTAAACGCTTTGTATCAACCAACCCAATGAATAACAGACATAAAAAAGCCGACCTAAGAATAGGTCGGCTTAATCTAGTGTTGTGTAATACGCTTTTTAGGTCAAATTACACTAACAAACCGATCTTCTCGTACACCTTTTTAAGCGTCACTTCGGCGCGAGCCTGGGCATTTTCAGCGC encodes the following:
- a CDS encoding LysR substrate-binding domain-containing protein, which codes for MRKLPPLRALQVFETAARQQHFSKAAAELCITQSAVSHQVRVLEEYFGEQLFDRQGRKLQLTPKGQSLFIELERIFNELSDLNLKIRDTPNQQLCLAVYSSFAVKWLIPRLADFRRQYPSVKIRLEMITQDPDLSTSTADIFIAGKLNQRGYWQQLLHKERLIPVCSPSFYPKWRDINLSNFQQQALLIVDEGPLGLDWHKWSSAHQIPLNNEQQHIFSHIVMAIEAAIAGQGLALAPDFMVAGDISTGRLVAVNLPDVHTGFEFSFICKQRRLTEPAIAAFSSWLKSQA
- a CDS encoding DMT family transporter, giving the protein MQRPVVIGLILLIVGNLFSAFYDVSIKWLPEDANAATFLLVRQITSVLMLIPIWLYSQRPKTEHISVHLWRANIGSVGALFLIIGLMALPLATVSSLFYSAPLMIILMGYWFLKERITTGQVVCTLLGFVGILIILRPSEMNWFGLAVLFSAFTFAVNQLTLKKVPNTEHPVLTLMLYNLLGIPATLIIAAFQGVAGLSWGLLAVALLSNAFLLIYHWFCVLAYRRAQASDIAIAEYTGLLFIVFLGWLLFDEWLDSLSWLGAALIVLPSLFLPWIGMWVAKSPKVMDNIQVKALGLEAVEGEPKP